In the Clostridium cellulovorans 743B genome, TTTCTACAAGATGAAACATCAGAAGATATGCACGAAATATCATGCTTTATTAGATACTATCAATACTGCGAAAAAGCAGGTTTAACAGATATTTTTGATGCCGATGAAATGATTAATTGTTTAAGGCGTAAGGTAAAGTCTTCAATTGGTGAGGATAAAGAGGGTTGGAAGGATAACTATATGTGTAAGCCTTCTCAATTTATGATTACACCGGATAGTATATTCTATCTAGATAATAAAGAACTTTCCGATTATGAAATTGACTTCATTATAGAAACGATGAATTCAGATGGGACCTGGAATATAACTTGGAATTGGAATGATTACCCTGAGCAGTGGGCAGTAAGTAAAAATTGGTGGAAAGCCACCCAAACTTTGGTTAACATGAGATATCTAAAAAATTTTCAATGTCTATAGAAAACCATAAAAGATTTTTTAAATAGAATTAATAGAGAAATTTATTATATTATATATAGCAGTGAGCCGATAAAATACGGCATGAAATATCGAGTGAGGTTATTGCTAAAAGAGATACTATTGGATTGGGAGTGAGAAGAATGGATTGGGTTAAACAATTGAACGAGTCAATAAATTATATTGAGGAGAATCTTGCAGGTGAAATATCCTATGAAGCTATTTCAAAAATTGCCGGATGTTCTATTTATAATTTTCAAAGAATGTTTTCATATATAGCAGATAAGCCGTTGTCTGAATATATAAGAAACAGACGGTTAACTATGGCAGCCTTTGATTTATTGAATAGTACAGAGAGAATAATCGATATTTCTTTAAAGTATGGATATGAATCTCAAGATTCATTTACCAGGGCATTCAAAAATTTTCATGGAGTACTGCCTTCAAGTGTAAGAAATGAAACAGTTCAGTTAAAATCTTGTCCTAAGCGCTCCTTTCAAATTACGATAAAAGGAGAAAATCATATGAATTATCAAATTGAGCAATGGCCTGCATTCAGAGTAATGGGAATATCACAGAAAATGAAAACCTCAACAGCATTTGAAATGGTTCCGAAAGTTTGGGAGAACGCATGGAAGGACGGAACTATGAATAGGTTTATTGAGAAATTTCCTGACTATAGACCAGCAGGGTTTTTAGGAATCGCCCAAGGAGGGCAATGGGGCGAATCAGAGGAAATGGAATATATAATAGCAGTGACAAATTATGTAGATGTACCAAGCTGTGAACATGTTCCTGCACTGGAAGGGATGAAGGAATTTGCTTATCCTGAAGCAACATGGGCAATTTTCGAAGCTAATGGAGAACTGCCAGAAGCAATACAGAAGGTTTATAAACAATTTTATGGAGAGTGGCTACCTAATTCCGGCTATGAATTAGCGGATCTTCCGGTTATTGAGTGCTATATGCAGGATAATCATCAAGAGGTTTGGATAGCTGTTATAAAAAAATAGATAGAGTATGAATTATTCTTCTATTTCAAGTTGTTACTATGCAATATTTTATCTCAAGGATACAGAATATTTGTATCAGCTAATAAATGATGGTGATACTAAAAGACTGATTACATCAAGAGGGAGCCTGTAAATTATTTCGTGTATTCTTATCTTCTTCTTGGAAATAACCATTAATTTATAGTCTTAGACAGGCTTGGATTTTTGTCTAAGTATGTATATTAGTGAAGAACAATTTATTTCCTTCATAGGTATATTATTAACATTTATTGCACATAATATACCTAAGGAAATTTACTAAAGGGACTTTAATCTTAGATTTAATTCTAGATTAAGGTTCTTTTTATGCCATTTTTTCAAACACTTCGCTAAATACTATTTTTAATTGATTGATTACTAAATCCCATTCACGATAATTTCTATTCCATTTTGTTGATATTTTTGAACTGCTAAATATAGCATCTTTAATAAACTTTCATCATTAGGAAATATTAGCTTAGTCTTTGTTACTTTTCTAAATTGACTATTTAAGCTCTCTATTACATTTGTAGTATATATTATTTTTCTTATATTTTGAGGAAAGGCAAAGAATGTACTTAAATTATCCCAATTATCTTCCCAACTTTTACTGCGTTTGGATACTTCTGAGACCATTTATCCTTTAAAGCTATCAAATATTCCATAGCTACTTCCTCATTAACGGCACCATATATATACTTCAGATCTGCAACAAAAGCCTTTTTATCCTTATATGGTATATACTTCATACTAGAACGTATTTGGTGTATTATGCATCGTTGAATTCTAGCGAATGGAAATGTTGCGCCAATCGCATCCTTAAAGCCGTTTAGGCCGTCAACACAGAAGATTAGTACATCTTGTACGCCTCGATTCCTAAGGTCATTTAGAACAGAAAGCCAAAACTTACTACTCTCATTTGCACCAATCCATATTCCTAACACTTCTTTTTCGCCGTCCAGGCTTACGCCTATTACTACGTAAGCTGCTTTAAGTACAATCTGTTTCTCTTCTCTTACTTTATAGTGGATTGCATCCATAAAGACAAATGCATATGTGTTTTCTAAAGGTCTATTCTGCCATTCTGATACCATTGGCAATATCCTATTAGTTATATTTGACACTGTTTCTGCACTTATATCTACATCATATAAATTTTTAACCTGTTCAGATATATCTCTTGTTGTCATTCCCGAAGCATAAAGCGATAATACTTTATCTTCAATTCCATTTATGGTTCTTTGATGTTTTGGTACTATTTTAGGTTCAAAATCTCCATTTCTATCCCTTGGAATATTCAGTTCTATTGCACCTAATTCTGTTTTAACTTTCTTTTTTGAATAGCCATTTCTACTATTATCGCTTGCTTTTTCTGTTACATCATACTTACCATAACCTAATTCTTCATCCATTTCTGCTTCCAAAGCCTCTTGTAAAACATCTCTAAACATTCCTTTTATGGCATCTAATACTTCATTAGCATTAGTAAAGTTCTGCTCCTTTATAAATTCTCTCAATAATTCTTTCGACACATTTGACATAAAAAACAACTCCTTCTTGTAATATATTGTTATTTCAATTATTACCAAGAAGAAGTTGTTTTTATTCAGTTTACACAAAATTTTTTATACGGCCTCAAGAGGTGTAATCAGTCTTTTATTTATTACAGTAAATGAGAAATGTTTAAGAATTTGATTTCGATTTATCAAGTTTAAGTTGTTCTTCGCCCCATCTAGACAATTCACTTAATGCAGGAAGTAGCGCTTTACCCCTTTCTGTTAGAGCATATTCAACCTTAGGAGGAATGGTTTCATGCTGGATTCTAACAATAAGGTTATGTTCTTCTAGTTCCTTTAAAGATTTTGTAAGCATCATGTTAGTAATACCGTTAACTTTTCGTTTTAATTCATTATATCTAGTGAAATTATTTTCAAATAAGTACCACATGATAGGCAACTTCCACTTTTGGCCGATGATATCTAATGCGTATATAAGTGGACATTTTGTCTCGTATTTATTATCATTATGGAATTCTACATTGCAATCTATACCATTATTCATAATTACAACTCCTTTAACTTTAATAGTATACTTTTTATACTAACACAGAAAAAACTGCGTACTTATATATTTATGGTCTTAAGATATATAATTATAGCATAAAACCATAAATACAAAAATGAGTAAAAATATAAAAAAATAGGGGTGTCGCTATGAAGGTTTATGCTATTAATGGAAGTCCAAGAAAAAATAAGAATACGGCTACATTACTTCAGAAAGCTTTAGATGGAGTAAAAGAAGCTGCAAAAGATAAAGAAGTTGAAACTGAAATAATTAATTTATATGATTTAAATTATACTGGATGTAAAAGTTGCTTTGCCTGTAAAAGAATTGGCGGTACAAGTTATGGAAAATGTGCCGTAAAAGACGATATTCATGAAGTTTTAGAGAAAATATCTCAAGCTGATGGGGTTATTTTTGGTTCTCCAATATATTTTGGTACTATAACAGGCCAATTACAATCATTTTTAGAAAGACTATTATTCCCTTACTTGGTGTATGATAAGAATTATTCTACAATTTCACCGAAGAAGATGCCAATAGCATTCATTTATACAATGAATGTTGCAGAAGATTTTATGGATAATGTCGGATATTTATCAACCTTTAATAAAACTGAATCTACCATTGGACGTATATTTACAAAACCATCAGTTATGTATTCAAATAATACTTACCAATTTGATGATTACTCAAAATATGAATCTAGTGCCTTTTCTGAAGAAGAAAAGGCAGCTCATAGAAAAGTTCAATTTCCTTTAGATTGTGAAAAAGCATTTGAAATAGGTAAAAGTTTAATTAAGTAGAATATTAAATTATGACGATATTTTCTTGCTATTAATCATAAGGTTTTTTAGAAAGTTATAATTAAGTAACGTTCAGCATTAACTATGCTCCCTTGAGATATCTTGACTAAATATTTCAAGGGAGTTTTAGGTTTAGATAAAATAGGTTCAGGGGAGATTCCATAATAATATGAGTAGCTTGCTAAAGGTGACATAGAGACAATTATTCTAGGTTATGCGACAATTATCCATAACGAAAAGACGGTTATTTATAACGAAAAGTCAGTTTTCAGAGTAATAATGGTCTACTGTATATTTAAATCAGTTTATAACTAGACATTGATTAACTAGCTTAAAGATAATTTTTAGATTTAAAGATATATCATAATAATATTTTGATACTGACAATAGATATAAGCAGGCATATTACAGATAATTTGAGTTTATAATATGATTAGTTAAAATATTGTTTAAGCAAGCTAGGGAGTGAATTCAAAAAATATATGTAGTCAAAGTGAAAATTAAGTCAGTGTAAGAGTTTAAAGGCTTTTGTCACTAGATATTTTAAGGAGAATAAAATATGACAGAGTTTTGGGAAAAAAGCTTTATAGAGAAACAAACGATGTGGGGATTTAACCCATCAGAGTCAGCTGTTATTGCCAAAGATCTTTTTATTGAAAATAATATTAAAGATATATTGATACCAGGTATTGGTTATGGGAGGAATGCAAAGGTATTTATTGATAATGGTATAAATGTTACAGGAATCGAAATCTCAAAAACAGCTATTGATTTGGCAAAACAACATGGAATTAATATCAATATTTATCATGGTTCAGTTGGAGATATGCCTTTTGAAGATAAGCTTTATGAAGGGATATTTAGCTATGCACTTATTCATTTATTAAACGAAAGAGAGAGAAAAAAATTTATTAGTGATTGCTATGAGCAATTAAAACAAGGTGGATATATGATATTTACAGCAGTTTCAAAAAAAGCACCTATGTTTGGAAAAGGCCAAAAGCTTGATGAAAACTATTATGAAACAATGCCAGGAGTAAGAATCTTCTTTTATGATTCTGAGTCAATAAAAAAAGATTTTGAAGAATATGGGCTT is a window encoding:
- a CDS encoding AraC family transcriptional regulator, with product MDWVKQLNESINYIEENLAGEISYEAISKIAGCSIYNFQRMFSYIADKPLSEYIRNRRLTMAAFDLLNSTERIIDISLKYGYESQDSFTRAFKNFHGVLPSSVRNETVQLKSCPKRSFQITIKGENHMNYQIEQWPAFRVMGISQKMKTSTAFEMVPKVWENAWKDGTMNRFIEKFPDYRPAGFLGIAQGGQWGESEEMEYIIAVTNYVDVPSCEHVPALEGMKEFAYPEATWAIFEANGELPEAIQKVYKQFYGEWLPNSGYELADLPVIECYMQDNHQEVWIAVIKK
- a CDS encoding winged helix-turn-helix transcriptional regulator; its protein translation is MNNGIDCNVEFHNDNKYETKCPLIYALDIIGQKWKLPIMWYLFENNFTRYNELKRKVNGITNMMLTKSLKELEEHNLIVRIQHETIPPKVEYALTERGKALLPALSELSRWGEEQLKLDKSKSNS
- a CDS encoding flavodoxin family protein, with translation MKVYAINGSPRKNKNTATLLQKALDGVKEAAKDKEVETEIINLYDLNYTGCKSCFACKRIGGTSYGKCAVKDDIHEVLEKISQADGVIFGSPIYFGTITGQLQSFLERLLFPYLVYDKNYSTISPKKMPIAFIYTMNVAEDFMDNVGYLSTFNKTESTIGRIFTKPSVMYSNNTYQFDDYSKYESSAFSEEEKAAHRKVQFPLDCEKAFEIGKSLIK
- a CDS encoding class I SAM-dependent methyltransferase, with the protein product MTEFWEKSFIEKQTMWGFNPSESAVIAKDLFIENNIKDILIPGIGYGRNAKVFIDNGINVTGIEISKTAIDLAKQHGININIYHGSVGDMPFEDKLYEGIFSYALIHLLNERERKKFISDCYEQLKQGGYMIFTAVSKKAPMFGKGQKLDENYYETMPGVRIFFYDSESIKKDFEEYGLVEFSEIDEIDSDNKDKPPMKFLLIKCKRTKSR